In one window of Tumebacillus amylolyticus DNA:
- a CDS encoding Ger(x)C family spore germination protein, with product MKSRHFLSLTLALSLLTTGCMRTNILEQTGLIVMVGYDEAGDGKIRGTSLLYQVDPHAKEKTQVIASVASSSKGSRDVNNLGMAKKMVSGQLRVALYSDELARKSGMLELADTLSRDANVGRMLYVAVCKGKAMDLMSFRYPETANLGTFLYQDIKQNTHEGIIPSSTLHEFIRDSYEHGRDPVVPIIEKQEKKITISGIALFQDDRMVGETPAHNGFYIKAFRDSSRPSYLEVKMKNAPLRPLFRTTPKKEETTVVFATLNQKGEIKLTDPANLKFQISLHVRAEMLEISEQVDLSKPDTEAKIADALSQQMTQELQQLLTHLQTLKSDPIGLGEIYRSTVRHSNLNRDKWHTMLAKAHLTPKVDVTLVRSGVVE from the coding sequence ATGAAGTCTCGGCACTTTCTCTCGCTCACGCTCGCCCTGAGTTTGCTCACAACCGGCTGCATGCGCACCAACATCCTCGAACAGACGGGTCTGATCGTCATGGTCGGCTACGACGAGGCCGGCGACGGCAAGATTCGGGGCACGTCCTTGCTCTACCAAGTCGACCCGCACGCCAAGGAAAAAACGCAGGTCATCGCCTCCGTCGCCTCTTCCAGCAAAGGCTCCCGCGACGTCAACAACCTCGGCATGGCGAAGAAAATGGTCTCCGGTCAGTTGCGCGTCGCCCTCTACAGCGACGAACTCGCCCGCAAAAGCGGGATGCTGGAACTTGCCGACACGCTCTCCCGCGATGCCAACGTCGGGCGGATGCTCTATGTCGCGGTCTGCAAAGGCAAAGCAATGGACCTCATGTCGTTTCGCTATCCCGAGACCGCCAACTTGGGGACGTTTCTCTACCAAGACATCAAGCAAAACACACACGAAGGCATCATCCCGTCCTCCACGCTTCATGAGTTCATCCGCGATTCCTACGAGCACGGGCGAGACCCGGTCGTCCCCATTATCGAGAAGCAGGAGAAAAAAATCACCATCTCCGGCATCGCCCTGTTTCAAGACGACCGCATGGTGGGAGAGACCCCCGCGCACAACGGCTTCTACATCAAAGCGTTCCGCGACTCCTCCCGCCCGTCCTACCTCGAGGTGAAGATGAAAAACGCACCGCTCCGGCCGCTTTTCAGAACCACGCCGAAAAAGGAAGAAACCACCGTGGTTTTCGCCACCCTCAACCAAAAAGGCGAGATCAAGTTGACCGACCCGGCGAATTTGAAGTTCCAGATTTCGTTGCACGTTCGAGCGGAGATGTTGGAGATCTCGGAGCAAGTGGACCTCTCCAAACCGGACACCGAAGCCAAAATTGCCGACGCGCTCTCTCAGCAGATGACGCAAGAACTGCAACAACTCCTCACCCACCTGCAAACGTTAAAAAGCGACCCGATCGGCCTCGGCGAAATCTACCGCAGCACCGTCCGCCACAGCAACCTCAACCGAGACAAGTGGCACACCATGCTCGCCAAAGCCCACCTCACCCCAAAAGTGGACGTCACCCTCGTCCGCTCCGGCGTCGTCGAGTAA
- a CDS encoding DedA family protein: protein MTMENLIHLIDQYGYFALFFSLWLGIVGMPIPDEGVVMTGGFVTSLGILKPVPAFVLTYLGVISGLSIGYFLGKSLGAPVLDRVRKKKKGEAYIRVSQKLLARYGSYALCLSYFLPVVRHVLPYWVGLNKMSFLRYALLSYSTGFVWTLLYFLLGRSFGAHIEWIGETVHTYGLWVLAAVCAAGIAGTGWKMWRKRWKVKPF, encoded by the coding sequence ATGACGATGGAAAATTTGATTCATTTGATAGACCAATACGGGTATTTCGCGTTGTTTTTTTCCTTGTGGCTTGGCATCGTCGGGATGCCGATTCCAGATGAAGGGGTGGTCATGACGGGCGGGTTTGTGACTTCTCTGGGGATTTTAAAGCCCGTCCCGGCCTTTGTGTTGACGTATCTGGGGGTGATTTCCGGTTTGTCGATCGGCTACTTTCTTGGAAAGAGTTTGGGAGCTCCGGTGCTGGACCGCGTACGGAAAAAGAAAAAAGGGGAAGCCTACATTCGAGTGTCTCAGAAGTTGCTTGCGCGATACGGGAGTTACGCGCTCTGCCTGTCTTATTTCTTGCCGGTGGTACGTCACGTGCTGCCATATTGGGTTGGATTGAACAAGATGAGCTTTTTAAGATATGCATTGCTTTCCTATTCAACGGGGTTTGTCTGGACGTTGCTTTATTTCTTGCTGGGGCGTTCGTTTGGTGCGCACATTGAATGGATTGGGGAGACGGTACACACCTATGGGTTGTGGGTGCTGGCGGCGGTCTGCGCAGCGGGGATTGCAGGTACAGGATGGAAGATGTGGAGGAAACGATGGAAAGTCAAACCATTCTAG
- a CDS encoding response regulator transcription factor has product MESQTILVVDDEEDIRNLVEIYLRHEGYRVLTCSNGAEAIETLEREDVHLVILDIMMPGMDGIQTCMTMRNRYHLPVIMVSAKSSEMDKVHGLTAGADDYLSKPFHPMELVARVKSQLRRVMQFNPLMKQSYGASNQQEGEESLTVLGLLMHTASHEVFVEGRPVKLTPTEFAILELLVRNKGIVFSAERIYERVWKDKPFESDNTVMVHIFKLREKIEENPKKPLIVKTVWGVGYKVDRD; this is encoded by the coding sequence ATGGAAAGTCAAACCATTCTAGTTGTGGATGACGAAGAAGACATTCGGAATTTGGTGGAGATTTACTTGAGGCACGAGGGGTACCGCGTCCTGACTTGCAGCAACGGTGCAGAGGCGATCGAAACCCTGGAGCGAGAGGATGTGCACCTCGTCATCTTGGACATCATGATGCCGGGGATGGACGGCATCCAAACGTGCATGACGATGCGAAACAGGTATCATCTCCCGGTGATCATGGTGTCCGCAAAAAGCAGCGAGATGGACAAAGTGCACGGGTTGACGGCAGGGGCGGATGATTATCTTTCGAAGCCGTTTCATCCGATGGAATTGGTGGCGCGCGTGAAATCGCAGCTGCGGCGGGTGATGCAGTTCAATCCCTTGATGAAGCAGTCATACGGTGCTTCCAACCAACAGGAGGGTGAAGAGTCGTTGACGGTTCTAGGACTTCTCATGCACACCGCCAGCCATGAGGTGTTTGTCGAGGGACGTCCTGTAAAACTGACGCCGACGGAGTTTGCGATTTTGGAATTGCTGGTACGCAACAAAGGAATCGTGTTCAGCGCCGAGCGCATCTATGAACGGGTGTGGAAAGACAAGCCGTTTGAGTCGGATAACACGGTGATGGTCCACATCTTCAAATTGCGAGAGAAGATCGAGGAGAATCCGAAAAAACCGCTGATTGTGAAAACCGTCTGGGGAGTGGGGTACAAAGTTGATCGGGACTAG
- a CDS encoding spore germination protein, producing MTNQPLPASLKAAVTFVQDSMPVTADLVVRTLHGHSLGVLFVNSLVDSDTLQRAILAPLQRLAGRSNTLPELMELLPLGNLLLTRNASEVLDYLLRGWVYLHLHGHAQALLVQADITPEKSDPQREYAVIGQQAAFTENLDNNVTLIRKLLPDTSLCHESLTIGTRSKTRVGMMYIGDVANEQNLNTLRQRLQELEIDSVISSSVLSQLIDDNSTSVFAQMLLTERPDFVAYAMNEGKIVLLLDGSSLAVLAPCTLWDFMKTAEDYNTRWNLGMFIRGLRILAMLSSTQITALYVAALTFHYQVIPVNLLDSLIESRLRVPFPPLYEALLLEFIIELLREAGARLPSKVGQTMGIVGGIVIGEAAVQAGFTSNILIMLVALGALASFTSPNYIFGMVIRVLRFPMIILAGWFGALGIALGGAFLLLHLLRMSSLGHPYLWPMYPLRLRNWREALLRMRAPAYANRSDYAQGADKSRFSAAKAKQKRDIDE from the coding sequence ATGACCAACCAGCCCCTCCCGGCATCACTGAAAGCCGCCGTCACATTCGTCCAAGATTCGATGCCCGTCACCGCCGACCTCGTCGTGCGCACGCTGCACGGGCACAGTCTCGGGGTGCTGTTCGTCAACTCGCTGGTCGATTCCGACACCCTGCAACGGGCGATTCTCGCCCCTCTGCAACGACTGGCCGGCCGTTCCAACACCCTGCCGGAGCTGATGGAACTCCTACCGCTTGGCAATCTGCTTCTGACCCGCAACGCAAGCGAAGTCCTCGACTATCTCTTGCGCGGCTGGGTGTACCTCCATCTGCACGGCCACGCCCAAGCCTTGCTCGTGCAAGCAGACATCACTCCGGAAAAATCGGACCCGCAGCGCGAATATGCAGTGATCGGACAGCAGGCCGCCTTCACAGAGAACCTCGACAACAACGTGACGTTGATCCGCAAATTGCTTCCTGACACCAGTCTATGCCACGAATCCCTGACGATAGGCACGCGCAGCAAGACTCGTGTAGGCATGATGTACATCGGAGACGTCGCCAACGAGCAGAACCTCAACACTCTGCGCCAACGGCTTCAGGAGTTGGAAATCGACAGCGTCATCTCCTCCTCCGTTCTCTCGCAATTGATCGACGACAATTCGACGTCCGTATTCGCGCAGATGCTCCTCACCGAGCGACCCGATTTCGTCGCCTACGCCATGAACGAGGGCAAAATCGTCCTGCTCCTCGACGGCAGTTCGCTGGCAGTTCTCGCTCCCTGCACACTCTGGGATTTCATGAAAACGGCTGAGGACTACAACACGCGCTGGAACCTCGGGATGTTCATCCGAGGCTTGCGAATTCTCGCCATGCTCTCTTCGACACAAATTACCGCTCTCTATGTGGCAGCGCTGACGTTCCACTACCAAGTCATCCCCGTCAATTTGCTGGACTCGCTGATCGAGTCGCGGTTGCGCGTGCCGTTTCCTCCGCTCTACGAAGCGTTGTTGCTGGAATTCATCATCGAACTTCTGCGCGAAGCCGGGGCGCGCTTGCCTTCCAAAGTCGGGCAAACGATGGGCATCGTCGGCGGTATCGTCATCGGGGAAGCCGCCGTGCAAGCCGGCTTCACCTCGAACATCTTGATTATGTTGGTTGCGCTCGGAGCCCTCGCGTCGTTCACATCGCCGAATTACATTTTCGGCATGGTCATCCGCGTGTTGCGCTTCCCGATGATCATCCTCGCCGGATGGTTCGGTGCGCTTGGCATCGCGTTGGGCGGTGCGTTTCTCCTGCTCCATCTCTTGCGCATGAGTTCGCTCGGGCACCCGTATCTCTGGCCGATGTACCCCTTGCGTCTGCGAAATTGGCGCGAAGCTCTCTTGCGCATGCGCGCTCCCGCCTATGCCAACCGCTCCGACTACGCACAAGGCGCGGACAAAAGCCGATTCTCCGCCGCCAAAGCCAAACAAAAGCGCGACATCGACGAATGA
- a CDS encoding nucleoside hydrolase, with protein sequence MRKKAVLFVDGGVDDVFALWYAVRDPRVEVVGIVGGYGNMPRDITVRNVKWLLRQLGREDIPVFAGCERGMTGENPKFYPEIHGSQGLGLLELPLVVEQAAELPELMKILTPEVVVVELGRMTSLAVLKLLYGERWRGMQVFAMGGAFGVGNVSEVAEANMFGDPVAARLVLTSNANVTLFPLNVTQKAVLTPEMVAQTPLVPVFEPYFKYYQGRDPKRSGAPLHDLLPVFALHREEAVRFIRREVDVVTENGRCRGQTIADFRPGAKESGTRIAWEFQESVFVQDVMQILKK encoded by the coding sequence ATGAGAAAAAAAGCGGTGCTGTTCGTGGACGGCGGAGTGGATGATGTCTTCGCCCTGTGGTATGCGGTGCGCGACCCGCGGGTAGAGGTGGTCGGGATCGTCGGCGGGTATGGCAATATGCCGAGGGACATCACGGTGCGCAATGTCAAATGGTTGTTGCGACAATTGGGACGGGAGGACATCCCGGTGTTTGCGGGCTGTGAGCGGGGGATGACGGGCGAGAATCCGAAATTTTATCCGGAGATTCACGGTTCGCAAGGACTTGGGTTGTTGGAGTTGCCGTTGGTGGTGGAGCAGGCGGCCGAGTTGCCGGAGTTGATGAAGATTCTGACCCCGGAGGTCGTCGTGGTGGAATTGGGGCGGATGACGTCGCTTGCGGTTTTGAAGCTTCTGTACGGAGAGAGATGGCGGGGGATGCAAGTCTTTGCGATGGGCGGTGCGTTTGGCGTGGGCAACGTCTCCGAGGTGGCAGAGGCGAATATGTTCGGAGACCCTGTCGCGGCACGATTGGTGTTGACGAGCAACGCGAATGTCACACTTTTTCCCCTGAACGTGACGCAGAAGGCGGTGCTCACGCCGGAGATGGTGGCACAGACGCCGCTGGTGCCTGTTTTCGAGCCGTACTTCAAGTATTACCAAGGACGAGACCCGAAGCGCTCCGGTGCGCCGCTGCACGACCTTCTGCCGGTGTTTGCTCTGCATCGGGAGGAGGCGGTGCGGTTCATTCGGCGTGAAGTGGATGTGGTGACGGAGAACGGACGGTGCCGGGGGCAGACGATCGCAGATTTTCGTCCGGGGGCTAAGGAAAGCGGGACTCGGATTGCGTGGGAGTTTCAGGAGTCGGTCTTCGTGCAGGATGTGATGCAGATTTTGAAAAAATGA
- a CDS encoding sensor histidine kinase: MIGTRVRWVREKLGSLQFKMLVYFLICWAGGMFFLALYATWANQNIWWKDYYYFYYLPLILFVVVFVLLFLILTRPMIRKLYRLVDDLQIIATGNLAHRANATGMDELSRVAVNLNDMAQQLEDMFDRELQLERSKVEFITNISHDIRTPLTSVVGYLRLMKSGACQNEAEERYYLNVAFQRALQLQGLIEDLFEYSKLASGDLPLERRLCNLTELLHQVIGEMVTVSSDSSAEVQKHVPATPVLLLIDVEKMVRVFENLLSNALKYSRHPRVIHLDLQEAGEEVRVAFTNRTEPISPADRERLFDRFFRVEPSRNHHTGGSGLGLSICKSILELHGGRMWMEYQEPDLIRFVVALPKTK, translated from the coding sequence TTGATCGGGACTAGGGTCCGTTGGGTGCGGGAGAAGTTGGGCAGTTTGCAATTCAAGATGCTTGTCTATTTTCTCATCTGCTGGGCCGGCGGGATGTTTTTTCTCGCCCTCTACGCGACTTGGGCGAACCAAAATATTTGGTGGAAGGACTATTATTATTTTTATTATCTTCCGCTGATCTTGTTCGTCGTGGTCTTTGTGCTGTTGTTTCTGATCTTGACGAGGCCGATGATACGCAAGTTGTACCGGTTGGTGGACGACTTGCAGATCATCGCCACCGGAAACTTGGCACACCGTGCAAACGCAACGGGGATGGATGAGTTGAGCCGGGTCGCGGTGAACCTGAATGACATGGCGCAGCAGCTAGAAGACATGTTTGACCGGGAGTTGCAGTTGGAACGCTCGAAGGTCGAGTTTATCACGAACATTTCTCACGACATCCGCACACCGCTCACGTCGGTCGTTGGGTATCTACGCTTGATGAAGTCGGGAGCCTGCCAGAACGAAGCGGAAGAACGGTACTATCTGAACGTTGCCTTTCAACGGGCGTTGCAGTTGCAGGGATTGATCGAGGATTTGTTTGAGTATTCGAAGCTCGCGAGTGGTGACCTCCCCTTGGAGCGAAGGCTCTGCAACCTCACGGAGCTGTTGCATCAAGTGATCGGGGAGATGGTGACCGTCAGTTCCGATTCGTCTGCGGAAGTTCAGAAGCACGTTCCCGCAACGCCGGTCTTGCTGTTGATAGACGTGGAGAAAATGGTGCGTGTGTTTGAGAATCTGTTGAGCAACGCGCTGAAGTACAGCCGTCACCCCCGTGTGATTCACCTGGACTTGCAGGAGGCGGGCGAAGAGGTGCGCGTCGCGTTCACCAACCGGACCGAACCGATTTCACCGGCGGACCGAGAGCGGTTGTTTGATCGGTTTTTTCGAGTCGAGCCTTCCCGAAACCATCACACCGGGGGAAGCGGGCTGGGGTTGTCAATTTGCAAATCAATTCTCGAACTGCACGGCGGCCGGATGTGGATGGAATATCAGGAGCCGGACTTGATTCGCTTTGTGGTGGCCCTTCCGAAAACAAAGTAA
- the rpoE gene encoding DNA-directed RNA polymerase subunit delta, with the protein MAEAHAIKLSPEQVSELSLVDLAYMILKQTNKPFNFPDLMAEVARLKGLTKEQVNGVIARLYTEINIDGRFLCIGSNVWGLKRWYPTDKEKVAGGGKKFVRKDLDEDDDDFYDEEEDSFDEEETEDDAFAAEYDDADEEEVEAGEEDFEEEEEEGAAEEGEAEETEEEDFDSYEEEDDF; encoded by the coding sequence TTGGCAGAAGCTCACGCAATCAAGCTTAGTCCCGAGCAAGTTAGCGAATTGTCCTTGGTTGACCTGGCGTACATGATCTTGAAACAAACCAACAAACCGTTCAATTTCCCAGATCTGATGGCGGAAGTTGCTCGCTTGAAGGGCTTGACCAAGGAACAGGTCAACGGAGTGATCGCGCGTCTCTATACGGAAATCAACATCGACGGACGCTTTCTCTGCATCGGCAGCAACGTCTGGGGCCTGAAACGCTGGTACCCGACGGACAAGGAAAAAGTCGCCGGCGGCGGCAAGAAGTTCGTGCGCAAAGACCTCGACGAGGACGACGACGACTTCTACGACGAAGAGGAAGACTCCTTCGACGAAGAAGAGACCGAAGACGATGCCTTCGCAGCGGAGTATGACGACGCTGATGAAGAAGAAGTCGAAGCGGGCGAAGAAGACTTCGAAGAAGAAGAAGAAGAGGGCGCCGCTGAAGAAGGCGAAGCAGAAGAAACCGAAGAGGAAGACTTCGACTCCTACGAGGAAGAAGACGACTTCTAA
- a CDS encoding GerAB/ArcD/ProY family transporter, whose product MDVPAHVPKRLMVNAYLLFFVVHTNQVGVGVLGFHRLIAKYVRQDAWIAVLLAGLFVHLVFWVMVRTLRLFEPTDLYGLHRAVWGKWLGTGLNVFYLLLMAAPTLVIIQTYTEVLQTWISPNLSSWFISLALLGLVVYGLLGGLRVIVGFCVLSLFLTVWMALLAYYPLQYAVWTHLQPVLEANASDMMTAVQKMSLTLSGFEIIYFVYPYVREPRQVMRYGQLGVLFTNLLYLIAMLTATVYFSHDQLMRNIWAQLSILKIIQVPFLERFEYVVIPLWVFVVLPNMLLYTWASTRGLKRVFRLQQKKGVYVVALLLFGLGFLFKTRQQVNHLNDLFNDLYLYAAFLYPLVLYPAALIRKKWQQRREVRSS is encoded by the coding sequence TTGGACGTTCCCGCTCACGTACCCAAACGATTGATGGTCAACGCCTATCTGCTTTTTTTCGTCGTCCATACCAACCAAGTCGGTGTCGGCGTGCTCGGCTTTCACCGTCTGATCGCCAAGTACGTGCGCCAAGACGCGTGGATCGCCGTGCTGCTGGCGGGGTTGTTCGTCCATCTCGTGTTTTGGGTAATGGTTCGCACGCTGCGCTTGTTTGAACCGACCGACCTCTACGGACTCCACCGCGCCGTCTGGGGCAAGTGGCTGGGCACCGGGCTCAATGTCTTTTACCTGCTCTTGATGGCCGCTCCGACGCTCGTCATCATCCAGACGTACACCGAAGTTTTGCAGACGTGGATCTCGCCCAACCTCTCGTCTTGGTTTATCTCCCTCGCGCTGCTCGGGTTGGTGGTCTACGGCTTGCTCGGCGGTCTGCGGGTGATCGTCGGGTTTTGCGTACTCAGCCTCTTCCTCACGGTCTGGATGGCGTTGCTCGCCTACTATCCCTTGCAATATGCCGTCTGGACCCACCTGCAACCGGTGTTGGAAGCAAACGCATCCGACATGATGACCGCCGTGCAAAAAATGAGCCTCACACTCTCCGGCTTCGAAATCATCTACTTCGTCTACCCCTACGTCCGTGAACCGAGACAAGTCATGCGCTACGGACAATTGGGCGTTCTCTTCACCAACCTGCTCTATTTGATCGCGATGTTGACGGCGACCGTGTATTTCTCACACGACCAACTGATGCGCAACATCTGGGCGCAACTCTCGATTCTCAAGATCATTCAAGTCCCGTTCTTGGAGCGTTTTGAATACGTGGTCATCCCCCTGTGGGTATTCGTGGTCTTGCCCAACATGCTTCTCTACACATGGGCCTCCACACGGGGCCTCAAACGCGTGTTTCGCCTGCAACAAAAAAAGGGCGTCTACGTCGTCGCCCTCCTGCTCTTCGGCCTTGGCTTCCTGTTCAAAACGCGACAGCAAGTCAACCACCTCAACGACCTGTTCAACGACCTGTATCTCTACGCCGCGTTTCTCTACCCGCTCGTGCTCTACCCGGCTGCGCTGATCCGGAAAAAATGGCAACAACGTCGGGAGGTGCGCTCCTCATGA
- a CDS encoding CTP synthase, with amino-acid sequence MAKYIFVTGGVVSSLGKGITAASLGRLLKNRGLKVTIQKFDPYINVDPGTMSPYQHGEVFVTDDGAETDLDLGHYERFIDINLSKNNSISSGKVYSSVITKERRGDYLGGTVQVIPHVTNEIKERIFRGGRDTNADVVITEIGGTVGDIESLPFLEAIRQIRFDLGSANVMYIHVTLIPYLGKAGEMKTKPTQHSVKELRSIGITPNILVCRTALPLSSDAKRKIAMFCDTDEEAVIESRDADTLYDLPLMFQEEGLDRLVVRHFGFNVPEADMTEWKGLVHKVKNLQHTTRIALVGKYVALRDAYISVAEALYHAGFAADSNVEIDWVQAEDVTEENVHDLLGRADGILVPGGFGDRGVEGKILATKYAREHKVPFLGICLGMQVACIEYARHVLGHRDANSSEINELTTHPVIDLLPEQKDIEDMGGTLRLGLYPCKLEPGSKAADAYGDTLVYERHRHRYEFNNEYRDGMTEAGFAFSGTSPDGRLVEIIELKDHPWFLASQFHPEFTSRPNRPQPLFRDFVKASLERGQGK; translated from the coding sequence ATGGCAAAATACATTTTTGTAACAGGTGGCGTCGTATCCTCTCTCGGCAAAGGCATTACGGCTGCATCGCTCGGGCGACTGCTGAAGAATCGCGGACTGAAAGTCACCATTCAAAAATTCGACCCATACATCAACGTGGACCCGGGCACGATGAGTCCGTATCAACACGGTGAGGTCTTCGTCACGGACGATGGGGCGGAGACGGACCTCGACCTCGGACACTACGAGCGTTTCATCGACATCAACTTGTCGAAGAACAACTCGATTTCGTCGGGGAAAGTCTACTCTTCGGTCATCACCAAGGAACGCCGCGGCGACTACCTCGGCGGCACGGTGCAGGTCATTCCGCATGTGACCAATGAGATCAAGGAACGAATTTTCCGCGGGGGTCGTGATACCAACGCAGATGTGGTGATCACGGAGATCGGCGGAACGGTCGGGGACATCGAGTCGTTGCCGTTCTTGGAAGCGATTCGTCAGATTCGATTCGATCTGGGGAGCGCGAACGTCATGTACATCCATGTGACGTTGATTCCGTACTTGGGCAAAGCGGGCGAGATGAAGACGAAGCCGACGCAGCACTCCGTCAAGGAACTGCGCTCGATCGGGATCACCCCGAACATTCTCGTCTGCCGCACGGCGCTGCCGCTCTCGTCGGATGCGAAGCGCAAGATCGCGATGTTCTGCGACACGGACGAAGAAGCGGTCATCGAGTCTCGCGATGCAGACACTTTGTATGACTTGCCGCTGATGTTCCAAGAGGAAGGTCTCGACCGTCTCGTCGTGCGTCACTTCGGCTTCAACGTGCCGGAAGCGGACATGACGGAGTGGAAGGGTCTCGTACACAAGGTCAAGAACTTGCAGCACACCACTCGCATTGCGCTCGTCGGGAAGTACGTCGCTCTGCGCGATGCGTACATTTCGGTCGCCGAGGCGCTGTACCACGCGGGCTTTGCAGCCGATTCGAACGTGGAGATCGACTGGGTGCAAGCGGAGGACGTGACCGAAGAGAATGTACACGATCTGCTCGGTCGTGCGGACGGCATCTTGGTGCCGGGCGGATTTGGCGACCGTGGTGTCGAAGGCAAGATCCTCGCGACGAAGTATGCGCGGGAGCACAAAGTGCCGTTCCTCGGGATTTGCTTGGGGATGCAGGTGGCGTGCATCGAGTACGCGCGTCATGTGTTGGGACATCGGGATGCGAATTCCAGTGAGATCAACGAGCTGACGACGCACCCGGTCATCGACTTGCTGCCGGAGCAGAAGGACATCGAGGACATGGGCGGCACGTTGCGTCTGGGTCTGTACCCGTGCAAGTTGGAGCCGGGTTCGAAAGCGGCCGATGCGTACGGGGACACGCTGGTGTACGAGCGTCATCGTCACCGCTATGAGTTCAACAACGAGTACCGCGATGGGATGACGGAGGCAGGCTTTGCATTCTCCGGCACGTCGCCGGACGGACGCCTCGTGGAAATCATCGAGCTCAAAGACCACCCGTGGTTCCTCGCTTCGCAGTTCCACCCGGAGTTCACCTCCCGCCCGAACCGCCCGCAACCGCTGTTCCGAGACTTTGTAAAAGCGTCGTTGGAGCGTGGGCAAGGCAAATAA